Proteins from a genomic interval of Gopherus evgoodei ecotype Sinaloan lineage chromosome 7, rGopEvg1_v1.p, whole genome shotgun sequence:
- the LOC115654982 gene encoding neurogenin-1-like, whose translation MKARCTPEPVRAGGFPSYSFSALSCHCNARVQREEAAEEGRGLEVNARDFQPAGVARWKVSDGRFPQGSVSLNPGGLALVRATDCGPSPGLQGKRALAGWGYDPLRRAWIRRRRRLAANARERRRMLALNVAFDRLRSVIPALRNEKKLSKAETLQMAKIYISMLSELLQRGEGAGGPRDTGQTLAAQKGGSSQRPDTAAPPSTEKCSPIVPPAQNSPQALNSLRRAATEPGSTRS comes from the coding sequence ATGAAAGCCCGCTGCACTCCGGAGCCGGTGAGGGCGGGTGGCTTTCCCAGCTACAGTTTCTCAGCGCTGTCCTGCCACTGCAATGCCCGGGTGCAAAGGGAAGAGGCggcggaggaggggagaggtTTAGAGGTAAATGCAAGAGATTTCCAGCCCGCCGGTGTTGCACGCTGGAAAGTGAGCGATGGCCGGTTTCCCCAGGGATCCGTGAGCCTGAATCCAGGGGGACTGGCACTAGTGCGCGCCACAGACTGCGGGCCCTCTCCTGGGCTCCAAGGGAAGAGAGCACTGGCGGGCTGGGGATACGATCCTCTAAGGAGGGCATGGATCAGACGGCGCCGGCGGCTGGCAGCCAATGCCCGGGAAAGGAGGCGGATGCTGGCTTTGAACGTGGCCTTTGATCGTCTGCGGAGCGTCATCCCAGCGCTGCGTAACGAAAAGAAGCTGTCCAAAGCGGAGACGCTGCAGATGGCCAAGATCTACATCTCCATGCTGAGcgagctgctgcagaggggagAAGGCGCAGGCGGCCCGCGGGATACGGGGCAGACACTGGCCGCGCAGAAGGGCGGAAGCAGCCAGCGCCCAGACACTGCTGCGCCCCCATCCACCGAGAAATGCAGCCCTATAGTTCCACCAGCCCAGAACTCACCCCAGGCTCTTAATTCACTACGGCGTGCCGCCACGGAGCCGGGATCCACGCGGTCCTGA